The Paralichthys olivaceus isolate ysfri-2021 chromosome 2, ASM2471397v2, whole genome shotgun sequence genomic interval CGCTCGGTGGTTTCTCACCTTCACCATTGTTCCCTGTGTTTCTCCTGCAAACACACCTGAGAGAAACTCGAGCCCGGAGCAGCTTCTGTTTCAGCCTCGGAGCCAAAACTCTGCCGCAGTTTGACCGATGTGTTTGCGGGTGAAAGCTGCAGCTCGGGCGGTGAAAGGTCGTCGGTTCTTCTCGGGGAGGTTTCGGGTTTTATCGCATTtatccgcagcagcagcagcgtcagaACTTCTCGGACTCGGActcaggctgcagcagcttctctgcCTCTGACTGTTCTGCCGACGTGgcgcctccacacacacacgtacacacacgtacacacatgcacacagacacacacgctgtcacacacacacgctgcaacGCACTACACTTCCGCTCGTAACCTCCAAATTAAAAGTCTCACGGGCAATGAGTCAAACAATTTTTTTTGGaagcagtttttatttatttagcaggTTTTGTTCATATTCTCTGTAACTCGACCTTTGTAATGTGTAAACTGCACAAATaatacacaagtgaaaacacaaatcatttataaatatatatgtatttatgaaaaccaacaacacaaacaagacaagGGAAGTTTTACACACTGGTTCATTTCAAGTTTGCATTAATGTTAAAGCCACCTGCATCAAAAAATATGTTCTGTGCATTTCTCCCTGGTGTTGCAACATGAACATGACAAAGCATATTCACTTTTatcatctattttttttacatttatgcaACATTTAGCAGATGGTCGAGTAGTCTTTCTGTGCcctcattaaaaatatatatatttttaaactttatctTTATATGTTTGTGGAGGTGGAAAAATACAGATATGCAGGGAAAGGATGAGGATCCCTTGGTTATGTGGAGGATGTGCACAAAGACCACCAGACTGCCACAGCTCTGTGAAAGTTTTTAAACTGTCTATGAAGGGTAAAAAATGTATATGGGCTTTAATTGTGAAGACAGGAAGTCGCTTGTGGgcggctgctgcagctccagctccggATCCAACCCCGGgtccttcatcatcatcatcatcagtcagCTGTTCGAGTTAGAAAGGACTGTGTGTTCTGAACCTGTGCACGTGTCTGATGCTACATGTACATTTAAATGGAGACACACATGTAAACCGAGATGTGCTGCTCTCACACGGATTCACATGTAGGTCGTTGAACTGTCATGTAAACTGAAACCATGACGGTGAAGCTACAGTGTGGAGATCTGAGTCAAAGGTCAACTGCTGCATTGAGATGTTGATAAAAATGTCACACAGACGTCATGGCTTTATTAGACATTTAGGAAAAGCCAGAGCAGataaaatactaataataatgatatcagtattaatatttacaataggaacagtagtaatattattataaatgactCTAGTTGAGTGCCAATAGATTCGAACACATTTAGTGCACAAAGAAATATGTTGCTGctcaattctttttttattcgtatttttattctttgacattttgggatccttgtttaatttaacacacaaacaacacggCTGACATGATAACTTCTTTTATGGAGGCCAGTGAACTGAGCGAGGAAGGatttcctgcagagacacatgaAATCCAGAAACCAGGTGATGGGGTCATGTTTCCACTCACACAGGGATGAACGTGAATGAAAGAGTGGAAGTACAAACAAGTTAGGATTAGTTTGTAAAGTATCACGACATGAATGTTTAGAGGGAAAAGCTGCAGGAGCGAACTACCTCCAGTAGATGGCAGTAGCTCCGCCCCTCCGTTACAcgccaaagaagaagaagaagaagaagaagaaggtgaatTTGGTTCAGGCACATCCTCCGTCGCGTTGTTTGGGGTCCTGACTGCAGGCTCGGCGCCAGTCTCCGGCTGTGGTCGAAGCTCGAGTGGATACGTGGAGAAATTAAGCGAAAGATTCATTGAAATCAAGTGTTCAGGAAACTTCGGATCCTCCGTCGTCCAGCGATGAATCTGGAACTTCTCGGTGAGAAACTCAAACTCAACGTTTCGACAAAATCCTGCGTTTCTCGCTGTGTCCTTGTTATGGTTAGCATTAGCCTAGCATGGCAACAGCTGCCGATACCAGTTTAATGACAAAATTAATCATTTGAGTTTCTTTTAactttctaatgtttttttttaatttgaatttcttCCTAACCCGATGAACCGATCCCGAGaattacttatatatatatatatatttatacacgaTTTCAATTGAACGGAGGCAGGAAAGTGTCCGTACGTTTTCTCTCCAGTTgtatttgaatgtttgtttgtttccggGACGCGATcgcactttgtgtttgttcatgttcacGTTATGGTTTTCTGTGAAGGTGAATGGGACCAGGGTGAGATAAACCACACACAGCTGGTCCATGTGACAGCGTCACCAACGTCAGTGTTCAGGGAAAACATTTACCAGAGCTGGTATTATTCACAATTGGATTTATTTAGTACATCTGCTTTTACCGAAAGGAACAAGGATCAGAAACAGTAAAAGGTTCTGTGTATCATTAACGTAGTCGTCTGTTGTGTAGTATCCTGACTCCAAGTCTGTTGTTTAATGTACCTACTATCCACAGTGTGGTTCCTGTGTTTGGCCTGATGTTGTGTGAATGGAGAAAGTTTGGgagatttctgtatttctacaaGTACAACACTAAGTGGGAGTTTCTGTCGCTTTAATCCACACAACACGAACGGTTGTTTTTACGTGAATGTCTTTCTCATCACTGCCTCTTTGTTATTCCTCTTCTAGAATCGTTCGGGCAGAACTACCCAGAGGTAAGCCCACAGATCTTAATGTACACATGAGCTTGATTGAAGTCCCTGTTCATGTTTGTGCACTGAAAATCCTCCAGATTGAGTTGTAATGTGACAAGCTGCTCCAGGACTGCTGGTTTcattgtggttgtgtgtgttgttaggaGGCAGATGGCACCCTGGACTGCATCAGTATGGCCCTCACCTGCACCTTCAACCGCTGGGGCACCCTGCTGGCAGTGGGCTGCAATGATGGCCGCATTGTCATCTGGGACTTTCTCACGCGGGGAATCGCGAAAATTATCAGTGCACACATTCACCCGGTCTGCTCTTTATGGTGAGACACttaatacagtgtgtgtgtgggggggggggtatgattttttttgttttgaggtTTGAATTCAGTTCACAAAGCAAAATGGTTAAACTGACAATCAGTGCCAAGCTCCTGAGCAGTGTTTCTCAAATCTCTATTTtatggtgtttgtgttgtggtcTGACTATATCACCACATACACAGGTTAATGATGAGAGCTGTGCGATCAGCTGTTGTCATATTGAGTGATCACATCATGACAGAAACTGcgtatgtgtgtctgtagttGGAGTCGAGACGGACACAAGCTGGTGAGCGCCTCCACAGACAACATTGTCTCACAGTGGGACGTCCTGACTGGAGACTGTGACCAGAGATTCCGTTTCCCCTCACCCATCCTGAAACTGCAGTGCCACCCCAGAGACATGTGAGCGACTGGGCAGCATCTGTCTGTACATGTGACACATGAGGTGATTGGTTggtaagataaaaaaaaatgatgtctCTGTTTTAGGGACAAGGTGCTGGTATGTCCCATGAAGTCAGCCCCGGTTCTACTGACTCTGTCGGACTCCAAACACGTTGTCCTGCCTGTGGATGATGACTCAGACCTGAATGTGGTGGCCGCCTTTGACAGACGGGGCGAATACATCTACACAGGCAACGCCAAAGGAAAGGTCAGTTTCTCTTTTAGTTGAACTGTATTCAAGGTACAACATTCGTTCACATCATTACATTTCAAGATGGTAAATAAGAAATGTGTAGAGGAAAGCAGCGGAACATCAGTTtggatgtatgtatgtgttgaatttgaacatttctgaaaaGGCATCATGGCAGATATCGATGCATCCAACCCTCCAGAGAAATAACACTTATAACACTTTCCTCCATTTTATACTCAGAACTGTTCATAGTTTATGAAGCTGTGtcccttttttctgttttacttcaCCGCTGTATCTTCCTCTGTCCGTCTGTTGCAGATTCTCgtgttaaacacaaacactcaggaGCTGGTGGCGTCTTTCAGAGTGACCACTGGCACCAGTAACACGACGGCCATCAAATCCATTGAATTTGCAAGGAAGGGCAGGTGAGAGAACACAAAGAAATCTGCTTTAAAAGTCCCAGCTGTAAAATCAgagttatgtttgtttttcctcctgtctctctaaTTTTACTTGATCTTTGTCCACCTGTCCTGTTTTCTGTGCAGTTGCTTCCTcataaacacagcagacagGATCATCAGAGTGTACGATGGCAGGGAAATACTGACCTGTGGTCGAGACGGTGAACCTGAACCGATGCAGAAACTACAGGATCTGGTCAACAGGTATGTCACCACAGGACAAACCACAGTTTCGTACCGCTGCATCTGTCCCTTCATCTTATCTCTGTGTGTTGATTGTCCTCGACCCCTGATCTCCCTGTTCAGGACGCCGTGGAAGCGCTGCTGTTTCTCCGGGGATGGCGAGTATATTGTGGCGGGTTCAGCCAGGCAGCACGCCCTCTACATCTGGGAGAAGAGCATTGGCAACCTGGTGAAGATCCTGCATGGAACCagaggagagctgctgctggatgtcGCTGTAAGGATCAACTGAAATTCTGTCTCAGTAGAGCCCAGTGTCCAGACTTAACGTTTGACACAACACTGTTGTTAATgtagtttctgttattttgagACGATTGGTTAAAAACATATCCCATCTTACCTTAAACCTCTCTTCAGTGGCATCCTGTACGTCCAATTATCGCCTCCATCTCTAGTGGAGTGGTGTCCATCTGGGCTCAGAATCAAGTGGTAAGTAGACAGTAATAGTGAAGTTTACATGTTCATAAGTGTCTCAGATGATTTCCTTCAGTCttaattctttcatatttttgaTACGCAgttaaaaatgtctgaatgtttgTGCGTCTGCAGGAAAACTGGAGCGCCTTTGCTCCGGACTTCAAAGAACTGGATGAGAACGTGGAGTACGAGGAGCGAGAGTCTGAGTTCGACATCGAGGATGAAGACAAGAGTGAACCTGAGCAGACAGGTaaaccccccacacacacacacacacacacacacacacacacacacacacacacacacacacacacagcgtgcTGTGTTTTCATATACATTGAATTAATCCAAAGAGACAATCTGCTGACTGTCGCTACGTTAACCACCTGCTCTGTTATCAGATGCTCTGGTTTCACTATAAACTCGTTCCAATGTTGCAGGTGCAGACGCTgcggaggatgaagaggtggaTGTCACCACCGTTGACCCCATTGTTGCTTTTTGCAGCAGGTGAGAGAGAAGGTTGACAGCAACCTACTACAAACAAATACTACAGCAGAGTTCCTCTCTGATCTGAGAAGTATCACAAGTATCATGACAACAGGCTGATGCAGGTTCAGTTGTTGATGCATCCAGTGCTGTTATAAAATCCAACAACATCAGATCTATACTGCAGTTTGACAGCTTGGTAAAAAACCCAGTCACTGGTGGATTCTGTTAATGATTCAGACTCTTGTTTAATTCTGTGTCATTCAGCTGCTGagagtgatgtgtgtttgtgtcctgcaGTGACGAGGAGCTGGAGGACTATAAGGCCCTGCTGTACCTGCCCATCGCCCCCGAAGTGGAGGATCCAGAAGAAAACCCCTTCGGCCCCCCACCGGACTCCTCGGTCCAGTCTTCTGCCCCAGAGGAAGCATTGGCTGGCGGGGACAAGAAGCAGCGGCAGCCTTCATCAGAAGGAGGCCCGGCCAAAAAGAAAGCCCGCACTACCACCATCGAACTGCAGGGGGTGCCAAGTGATGGTGAGAGAGAAGGCCAAAAATACAGAGAACTTTTCCTCTTTCACTTACTCAGAAACATCGCTcaaaatcttaatcttaatggATGAACACATATTTATTAGTGCAGACATTCATGTGTCAATATGAATGACCAAGAATATCTGTACCAGGCCTCTATTCTTTCTAATATTCACAAATCCTGGTTTAGGATCCAGAATTCTGAGAGCGCTGTACCATCGCCCTCAGCTATACTTTGTGTTCAGTCTATGCAAGTATAAGCCTGCAATCAAAATGCGATAGAAATGATCAGTGAATGGTAACAGGGCCAACGATGACCATTACtctgtgctctctctcctcagagGTGCACCCCCTACTGGGCGTGAAAGGGGATGGCAAGTCCAAGAAGAAGACAGCAGGTCGGCCCAAAGGCTCCAAAGGTAAAGACAAAGACTTCACCTTCAGGCCCAAGCCCTACAGGGGTGACCGGCCCTCCTTCCCCGTGGAAGCCTTGGGCAGCTCTGGCCCGGGAGTTGGAGTTGGAGGAGGAATAGGGATGAAGGGCAGGGCAGAGGGGGGCCTGGCCACAGGTAAGCATGCCACCgcccctgctgctgcctctgggaGCTCTGCTAGTCCTGCTGCCCTGCTACTCTGACACGTCACCAGCCCAGCCTGTCTCCAAAgcaccccaccccctccctgtACTGCTTCCTTAAACaccccaacccccacccctcccaaCCATGCAGCTCAATGACAGACTCTTGTTGTAAAGCCACAATCTGGAGGTCCGAccacagagatgtgtgtgtgtgtgtttttaaatcaaatcaaaagaatGAAATCACAGTTTGACCTGTTATCACCAAGAAGTGATAGATTATTAATCTGTCAGTGATAATTATCTTCTTACTGAAGTATTCAACAAGCCTCTTTTTAAAATCTCTCGGTTATACAGGTGAATGCTGCGACCTTTAAGATCATCACTACGTTGTACTGAGTCAGACGAGCTGATGTCGTGGCTCCTTCCTGGTGACACCCAGTGTGATCATGCTGTTGTCTGACAGCCCTGTAGTTGtaaacatgatatctcaagaatgcattgagggaatttcttcaaatgtgcTGCAAATGTTCAGTtgctggtcaaaggtcactgaaCACGATGTGTtgttttgaccagttgtcacctGAACtcaaagatttatttattagaTTCAAGTGACGTGACCTCATGAGTCTGGAGAATAAATGGAATTAGACTGAAACTGCCctggttggcggaggcatgCGTATTATCACATAATTCTGTGATCAGTTGTCTGATTAAAAACAAGCTTCACAGTCAGATGTAGTTTCACTGACTCCCTCTCAGACTGTGGCTCTACGACTGTATTACCTTTGCTTACTTCAGCCTCACTCCTGATGATTTGCTCCTTTAAGCTTCGGTGAAGTTGGACTGTGGTTTGCAGATAGGCGTCGACGTGGCTAACGGTGGGATGGTGCAGCTTGTTTCCTTGCAGAATACCTGGCTAGTCTACATGTACTTCCtgcttgacctttgaccctcccGCTCCCACTCCCAGCTCGCTCCTTGAGTTTCCCATGTGACATAAATGTTGTCTGCAGCAGCTAAGATTCTGTcagtgtctgtttctgtgtgtgtcagacagatgtgaggtgaatgttttttctgtccGCAGTAATGTCTGAACTCATCGTACGTGGAGCTTTCAGATTTCCCCCAAATTTAAGACACTGATTGGCCTTTCTGTAGATTATTAAAGTTCCACTCCAGTTGCTTATTGCATCTCCTTTCCCCCTTAAATTTACATAATCAAAGGTTTTGTCTTTGACAGAATTCCCCTCATGGGCTTCAAATGTAACTCTGCACCTTCCTTCCTCATTCTGTGGCTGGATCTTTGAATATGAATAATCTATAAATAGTCTTTTCAGACAGGCAGTTGTTTGCTGTAGACTTAAGGTGGAAAAAATCGTGGGGATGACTGATAATTTTACTCAGTGTGTCGTTTATCATATAAAAAGCACAGAGGGAACAACATGAGGACTTAAAAAATGTCCTCTGCTCActggttttatttctgcatcagATGAGTAACTGTGCTGAAGGTGACGTCTGAGTATGTTAATtagtttgttatattttatttatgaagtTAAGCCACGTGTGAAATCTGAGTGAAGGTGAAAAAACAAAGCTGACATCGTCCTGAAACTTTTCTTAAAAGGataattcaacattttgggaaatccACTAACTGGATACAGATGTTTGATAGTAATcagtaataaaaagaaaagctgagtTCCACAGAGAATGACGTGACTGTTGAGGTCATCATGTGATCAGTGCTGTGGAAATGTACATTTTACTGTTGTTCTCATGTCCAACATCAGAGcgcagtttgtttgtgttgactaTTATTTCAAACAGTTGATTTCAGATATTTATTTGAGAACCTACAGTAGTTTAATTGAAGGAGAACACTGTGTaaaccatgttttatttttcttgatgCGTCACTCTgacagtatttgtgtgtttttgcagggAGTCTGGTCTCACAGTCGTACAAACAGCACGACATCGGAGGGATGGACTGATCATGGCTGTGAACACTTGTGGAGGAAAACCAATAGGctcagacaaagacacaaatccTGATGTCATGTACAGACTGTGAGCGAGCAGCCTGTTGGGTGAACAGACTGTTTCCTGTCACAATCACGGGGAAACTCCTCGGCTCACACGCAGGAATCGACAAAGAGAGCGTGAAGCAACCGAGTCATCACAGTAGATATCAcatgtcctctgtctctgtaggTTCCGTCATGTATAGAACGCCTGTGTcctgatagtgtgtgtgtgtgtgtgagtgtgtgttgtctttCTCGTCTTTTTTATACGTATTAAAACATTCTGATTTATAAGTAAAGCTCTGATGtatgaattttattttcaaggCATGACGTGTACAGTTCAAAATAAGAGAGGTCCAACATCACTAACCAGATCAATCACTgtttagaaaacaaacagacccAAGAGTCATGACATGCATGCTGCTGATTCTGTGtaaatgaatcattaattaAAAGCGGCATGTTCAAAACAATAGCAGTGTAGAGTTCAACTAGCGAGGTCATCCTGTGAAAGAACAGGCGTCAAACAGGAAGCCAATGTTGTACATGCTAGTTATGGagcatttctttctgaaaatgtgaGTAAAATGGGTCGTTCCAGACATTGTTCAGAAGCACAGCGTACTTTGGGCCACGGACAGATTGTCAGATGATCCCCAAACACTGAATTCCAGCCACAGTACACTGTGAAGACAGCGAATCACGGTGGCGCAGGCATCATGATATGGGGATGTTTCTCATACTATGGTGTCGGCCTATTTATCGCATACCAAGGATCATGGATCAGTTTGAATAGatcaaaatatttgaagagGTCATGTTGCCTTATGCTGCAGAGGAGATGCCCTTGAAATGGATGTTTCAACAAGGTTTAGACCCCAAACACACCAGTAAGTGAGCGGCATCTTGGTTCCAGACCAACAAGATTAACGTTATGGAGTGGCCAGCCCAATCCACGGACCTTAATCCAATAGAAAACTTGTGGGGCGacaccaaaaatgttgtttatgagGCAAAACCAAGAAATGCAGAGGAATTGTGGAATGTAGTCAATTGCCCTTAGTTCAATTATTCACAGGAAATCtatacagtaaatgtttgagtttgtaaaaaaaaataca includes:
- the rbbp5 gene encoding retinoblastoma-binding protein 5 isoform X2 encodes the protein MNLELLESFGQNYPEEADGTLDCISMALTCTFNRWGTLLAVGCNDGRIVIWDFLTRGIAKIISAHIHPVCSLCWSRDGHKLVSASTDNIVSQWDVLTGDCDQRFRFPSPILKLQCHPRDMDKVLVCPMKSAPVLLTLSDSKHVVLPVDDDSDLNVVAAFDRRGEYIYTGNAKGKILVLNTNTQELVASFRVTTGTSNTTAIKSIEFARKGSCFLINTADRIIRVYDGREILTCGRDGEPEPMQKLQDLVNRTPWKRCCFSGDGEYIVAGSARQHALYIWEKSIGNLVKILHGTRGELLLDVAWHPVRPIIASISSGVVSIWAQNQVENWSAFAPDFKELDENVEYEERESEFDIEDEDKSEPEQTGADAAEDEEVDVTTVDPIVAFCSSDEELEDYKALLYLPIAPEVEDPEENPFGPPPDSSVQSSAPEEALAGGDKKQRQPSSEGGPAKKKARTTTIELQGVPSDEVHPLLGVKGDGKSKKKTAGRPKGSKGKDKDFTFRPKPYRGDRPSFPVEALGSSGPGVGVGGGIGMKGRAEGGLATGSLVSQSYKQHDIGGMD
- the rbbp5 gene encoding retinoblastoma-binding protein 5 isoform X1, coding for MNLELLESFGQNYPEEADGTLDCISMALTCTFNRWGTLLAVGCNDGRIVIWDFLTRGIAKIISAHIHPVCSLCWSRDGHKLVSASTDNIVSQWDVLTGDCDQRFRFPSPILKLQCHPRDMDKVLVCPMKSAPVLLTLSDSKHVVLPVDDDSDLNVVAAFDRRGEYIYTGNAKGKILVLNTNTQELVASFRVTTGTSNTTAIKSIEFARKGSCFLINTADRIIRVYDGREILTCGRDGEPEPMQKLQDLVNRTPWKRCCFSGDGEYIVAGSARQHALYIWEKSIGNLVKILHGTRGELLLDVAWHPVRPIIASISSGVVSIWAQNQVENWSAFAPDFKELDENVEYEERESEFDIEDEDKSEPEQTGADAAEDEEVDVTTVDPIVAFCSSDEELEDYKALLYLPIAPEVEDPEENPFGPPPDSSVQSSAPEEALAGGDKKQRQPSSEGGPAKKKARTTTIELQGVPSDEVHPLLGVKGDGKSKKKTAGRPKGSKGKDKDFTFRPKPYRGDRPSFPVEALGSSGPGVGVGGGIGMKGRAEGGLATGKHATAPAAASGSSASPAALLL
- the rbbp5 gene encoding retinoblastoma-binding protein 5 isoform X3, with protein sequence MNLELLESFGQNYPEEADGTLDCISMALTCTFNRWGTLLAVGCNDGRIVIWDFLTRGIAKIISAHIHPVCSLCWSRDGHKLVSASTDNIVSQWDVLTGDCDQRFRFPSPILKLQCHPRDMDKVLVCPMKSAPVLLTLSDSKHVVLPVDDDSDLNVVAAFDRRGEYIYTGNAKGKILVLNTNTQELVASFRVTTGTSNTTAIKSIEFARKGSCFLINTADRIIRVYDGREILTCGRDGEPEPMQKLQDLVNRTPWKRCCFSGDGEYIVAGSARQHALYIWEKSIGNLVKILHGTRGELLLDVAWHPVRPIIASISSGVVSIWAQNQVENWSAFAPDFKELDENVEYEERESEFDIEDEDKSEPEQTGADAAEDEEVDVTTVDPIVAFCSSDEELEDYKALLYLPIAPEVEDPEENPFGPPPDSSVQSSAPEEALAGGDKKQRQPSSEGGPAKKKARTTTIELQGVPSDEVHPLLGVKGDGKSKKKTAGRPKGSKGSLVSQSYKQHDIGGMD